The sequence below is a genomic window from Curtobacterium sp. MCPF17_002.
CCTTCGACGTGAGGGGCCGTTGATGTCCATCCTGACCACCACCGACCTCGGGGTCACCTTCCGCACCGAGTCCGGCACCGTCGACGCCGTCCGCGGCGTCTCCCTGCACGTCGAGCCGGGCGAGACCCTGGCGCTCGTCGGCGAGTCCGGCTCCGGCAAGTCGACCGTGGCGCTCGCCGCGATGGGGCTGCTGTCCGGCAACGCGACCGCGACCGGCAGCGCGATCGTCGACGGGCACGAGATCGTCGGCACGTCCGAGGAGTCGTTGCGCGGCCTCCGCGGGAAGACCGTCTCGATGGTCTTCCAGGAACCGGCGACGGCCCTCGACCCGCTCACGCGCATCGGTGCCCAGATCGCCGAGGTCATCCGGAACCACCGGACCCTCAGCGCATCGGACGCGCACGCCGAGGCCGTCGAGCTGCTCCGCCGGGTCGGCATCCCCTCGCCGGAGACACGGGCGAAGGCCTTCCCGTTCCAGCTGTCCGGCGGGCAGCGGCAGCGCGTCGTCATCGCGATGGCGATCGCGAACTCGCCGGCCCTCCTCATCGCCGACGAGCCGACGACCGCGCTCGACGTGACGGTGCAGGCCGAGATCCTCGAGCTGCTCCGAAAGCTCGCCGCCGACACCGGCACCGGCGTCCTGCTCGTCACCCACAACATGGGCGTCGTCGCGGACTTCGCGGACCGGGTCGCGGTGATGCTGCAGGGCGAGATCGTGGAGACCGGGGGCGTCGAGGACGTCCTGCTCCGGCCGCAGCACGACTACACGAAGCGGCTGCTCGCCGCGGTGCCGCGCCTCGCCGTCGCGGGAGCGGCCCCGGTCGTTCCGGCTCCGGCAGCCCGGGTCACGTCCACGGGCACCGACGAACCGGACGGGAGGCGCGACGCACCCCCGGTGGTCGACCTGCGGGACGTCTCGGTGATGTTCGGGCGCGGGGCGCGCGCCGTCCACGCCCTGAGCGGGATCGACATCGCCGTGCATGCGGGCGAGACGGTCGGCCTGGTCGGCGAGTCCGGCTCCGGCAAGTCCACCGCGGCACGGGTCGCGCTCGGTCTCGTCAAGCCGACCTCCGGCAGCGTGCGGCTGTTCGGGTCCGACCTCCGCACCGCGAAGGGCCGCGACCGTCGGGCCCTCCGCTCGGGCATCGGCGT
It includes:
- a CDS encoding ABC transporter ATP-binding protein codes for the protein MSILTTTDLGVTFRTESGTVDAVRGVSLHVEPGETLALVGESGSGKSTVALAAMGLLSGNATATGSAIVDGHEIVGTSEESLRGLRGKTVSMVFQEPATALDPLTRIGAQIAEVIRNHRTLSASDAHAEAVELLRRVGIPSPETRAKAFPFQLSGGQRQRVVIAMAIANSPALLIADEPTTALDVTVQAEILELLRKLAADTGTGVLLVTHNMGVVADFADRVAVMLQGEIVETGGVEDVLLRPQHDYTKRLLAAVPRLAVAGAAPVVPAPAARVTSTGTDEPDGRRDAPPVVDLRDVSVMFGRGARAVHALSGIDIAVHAGETVGLVGESGSGKSTAARVALGLVKPTSGSVRLFGSDLRTAKGRDRRALRSGIGVVLQDPVASLDARMSVAECIAEPLAVHRRGMSSADRRRRIDEVLDAVRLPRTLASRAPRELSGGQRQRVSLARALVLSPRLLVADEPTSALDVSVQETVLEVLGELQGELGFACLFVSHDLAVVQQFAERVVVMRQGVIEEQGTTGTTLLHPTTDYTRRLLAAVPVPDPIVQRQRRAERLATLAAVTA